The Urbifossiella limnaea genome has a window encoding:
- the mutS gene encoding DNA mismatch repair protein MutS: MSRMLQQYRDAKALHPGMLVLFRNGDFYELFEDDAELGSKVLGLTLTKRDGTVPMAGVPVHRLEHYLGQLIKAGHRVAVCEQMEEPDPKKKIIHREVNRVVTPGTVTEEGLLDPKSPNHLVAVFATKSSVFGVAWVDLSAGVFGAADVPAARLTDEFARLNAAEVLYADGQAGTITEAASVVMPRTRSPRPDWTFDPTTATQALKTHFQVATLSGFGFEDDQPCLTAAGAIVVYLQETLRASLSHLRRLQPHRPDTLLTLDEVTRRSLELTRTLRDAQRDGSLLSVLDRTVTPMGARMLHDSLLAPLTDRAAITARLDAVEELVKDHALRGQLRDQLDACSDIQRLATRVSTARATPPDLAKIAATLRLLPAVKAKLSGRRSSLLAALEQRLELCPDLRDLLDRALKVDPPLSAKDGDVIKEGYSPDLDELRKLSSEGKGWIARYQAAEITRTNITSLKVGYNEVHGYYIEVTHANAGRVPADYVRKQTLKNAERYITPQLKEYEEKVLSAQEKSQALELQLFNQLREQVAAQTHRLLNTADVLAAADFLAALAELAASRNYVRPVLVDEPVLDIKDGRHPVLDVILPPGTFVPNDAAFGPEAGTFWLITGPNMSGKSTFIRQVALLTLMAHVGSFVPAKAATVGLTDRIFTRVGASDELSRGQSTFMVEMTEAANILNNATRRSLVILDEIGRGTSTYDGVSLAWAITEYLHGAVGCRALFATHYHELAQLAATLPNLRNYNVTVQEHEKDVVFLHKIGPGNADKSYGIHVARLAGVPEPVLARAESVLGTLEARHQLPVGTPPPAVETPAPKPPEPKPTRKKPTPTPVAPPEAPKRKPAGPTLFDDPNGPPF, encoded by the coding sequence ATGAGCCGGATGCTGCAACAGTACCGCGACGCGAAGGCGCTTCACCCGGGAATGCTTGTCCTTTTTCGCAACGGCGACTTCTACGAACTGTTCGAGGACGACGCCGAGTTGGGCTCCAAAGTGCTCGGCCTCACGCTCACGAAGCGCGACGGCACCGTGCCCATGGCGGGCGTGCCGGTGCACCGCCTGGAGCACTACCTCGGTCAGCTCATCAAGGCCGGCCACCGCGTCGCCGTGTGCGAGCAGATGGAGGAGCCGGACCCGAAGAAGAAGATCATCCACCGCGAGGTGAACCGCGTCGTCACGCCGGGCACCGTCACCGAGGAGGGCTTGCTCGACCCGAAGTCGCCGAACCACCTCGTCGCCGTTTTCGCCACGAAAAGCAGCGTGTTCGGCGTGGCGTGGGTCGACCTCAGCGCCGGCGTCTTCGGCGCGGCCGACGTGCCCGCCGCGCGGCTGACCGACGAGTTCGCGCGCCTCAACGCCGCCGAGGTGCTTTACGCGGATGGACAGGCAGGCACGATCACGGAAGCGGCGAGCGTCGTCATGCCGCGGACGCGGTCGCCCCGGCCGGACTGGACGTTTGACCCGACGACCGCGACGCAAGCGCTCAAGACGCACTTCCAGGTGGCGACGCTCTCCGGCTTCGGCTTCGAGGACGACCAGCCGTGCCTCACGGCCGCGGGCGCGATCGTCGTCTACTTGCAGGAGACGCTCCGGGCCAGCCTGTCGCACCTGCGCCGCCTCCAGCCGCACCGGCCCGACACGCTCCTGACGCTCGACGAGGTCACGCGCCGCAGCCTGGAACTGACGCGCACCCTGCGCGACGCCCAGCGCGACGGCTCGCTGCTGTCCGTGCTCGACCGCACCGTCACGCCGATGGGCGCGCGGATGCTCCACGACAGCCTGCTGGCCCCGCTCACCGACCGCGCCGCGATCACGGCCCGGCTCGACGCCGTCGAGGAACTGGTGAAGGACCACGCCCTCCGCGGCCAGCTCCGCGACCAGCTCGACGCTTGCTCCGACATTCAACGCCTCGCCACGCGCGTCTCGACGGCCCGCGCCACGCCGCCGGACCTGGCGAAGATCGCCGCCACGCTCCGCCTGTTGCCCGCCGTGAAGGCGAAGCTGTCCGGCCGCCGCTCGTCGCTGCTGGCGGCGTTGGAGCAGCGGCTCGAACTGTGTCCCGACCTCCGCGACCTCCTCGACCGAGCCCTAAAGGTTGACCCGCCCTTGTCCGCGAAGGACGGCGACGTGATCAAGGAGGGCTACAGCCCCGACCTGGACGAGCTGCGGAAGCTGTCCAGCGAAGGCAAAGGGTGGATCGCCCGCTACCAGGCGGCGGAGATCACGCGGACGAACATCACGAGCCTGAAGGTCGGGTACAACGAGGTCCACGGCTACTACATCGAGGTGACGCACGCCAACGCCGGCCGCGTGCCGGCCGACTACGTCCGCAAGCAGACGCTGAAGAACGCCGAGCGCTACATCACGCCGCAGCTGAAGGAGTACGAGGAGAAGGTGCTGTCCGCGCAGGAGAAGAGCCAGGCGCTGGAGCTACAGCTGTTCAACCAGCTCCGCGAGCAGGTGGCCGCGCAGACGCACCGCCTCCTGAACACCGCCGACGTGCTCGCCGCGGCCGACTTCCTTGCGGCTCTCGCGGAGTTGGCCGCGTCCCGCAACTACGTCCGCCCGGTGCTGGTTGACGAACCCGTCCTCGACATCAAGGACGGCCGCCACCCGGTCCTCGACGTGATCCTGCCGCCGGGCACGTTCGTCCCGAACGACGCCGCGTTCGGCCCCGAGGCCGGCACCTTCTGGCTCATCACCGGGCCGAACATGAGCGGCAAGAGCACGTTCATCCGGCAGGTGGCGCTGCTCACACTTATGGCCCACGTCGGCAGCTTCGTCCCCGCGAAGGCCGCGACCGTCGGCCTGACCGACCGCATCTTTACTCGCGTCGGCGCCAGCGACGAACTGAGCCGCGGCCAGAGCACGTTCATGGTCGAAATGACGGAGGCGGCGAACATCCTGAACAACGCCACCCGGCGCAGCCTGGTCATCCTCGACGAGATCGGCCGCGGCACCAGCACGTACGACGGCGTGTCGCTCGCGTGGGCCATCACCGAGTACCTGCACGGGGCGGTCGGCTGTCGGGCGCTATTCGCCACGCACTACCACGAACTCGCGCAGCTCGCGGCGACGCTGCCGAACCTGCGGAACTACAACGTGACGGTCCAGGAGCACGAGAAGGACGTGGTGTTCCTGCACAAGATCGGGCCGGGCAACGCCGACAAGAGCTACGGCATCCACGTCGCCCGGCTGGCGGGCGTTCCGGAACCGGTGCTGGCCCGCGCCGAGTCGGTACTCGGCACCCTGGAAGCGCGGCACCAGCTGCCCGTCGGAACACCGCCGCCGGCGGTGGAGACGCCGGCACCAAAGCCGCCGGAACCCAAACCGACGCGGAAGAAGCCGACGCCGACGCCGGTCGCGCCGCCGGAAGCGCCGAAGCGAAAGCCCGCAGGGCCGACCCTGTTCGACGACCCGAACGGGCCGCCGTTCTGA
- a CDS encoding KamA family radical SAM protein — protein sequence MAEPDTRPSTTPAASGFDDDEPPSRSRRLPAWQDVPDHLWTDWRWQTQNSVRSVRQLRTLLTFSPAELEAIGRIESEYKLAIPPYYFSLIDPDDPFDPIRLQSVPSPLEAQNQSGYELEDPLEEDKDSPVPGLTHRYPDRALLITTPNCSMYCRYCTRKRATLTRGGWEGISADDERMIDYVRRTESIRDVIVSGGDPLTLPVGKLRYYLDNLKAIDHVDVIRIGTRVPVTLPQRLFDQELIDLLASAEKVYIQTHFNHPREITPESARVVKALLKAGMPVNNHSVLLKGVNDDLGTMRELLRGLLRIKVRPYYLFHCDPVTGAGHFRTSVWKGLEIMEGLRGHMSGIGIPTYVVDSPHGGGKIPMMPNYLVSMADDAVVLRNYEGMLIRYQAEDKPGLSPAAGPRTRGVSALLQGDKTQLMPEGNERMERRRRMEVLDPGYEAGCGGGDSDGPPGVLPLPVMNGRHAASNG from the coding sequence ATGGCCGAACCCGACACTCGCCCGAGCACGACGCCGGCCGCGAGCGGATTCGACGACGACGAGCCCCCGAGTCGGTCGCGGCGGCTCCCCGCGTGGCAGGACGTCCCGGACCACCTCTGGACCGACTGGCGGTGGCAGACGCAGAACTCGGTGCGCTCCGTTCGCCAGCTCCGCACCCTGCTCACCTTCTCCCCCGCCGAGCTCGAAGCGATCGGCCGGATCGAGAGCGAGTACAAGCTCGCCATCCCGCCGTACTACTTCTCGCTCATCGACCCGGACGACCCGTTCGACCCGATCCGCCTCCAGAGCGTGCCGTCGCCCCTGGAAGCGCAGAACCAGTCGGGGTACGAGCTGGAAGACCCGCTCGAGGAGGACAAGGACTCGCCGGTGCCGGGCCTCACGCACCGGTACCCCGACCGGGCGCTGCTCATCACCACGCCCAACTGCTCGATGTACTGCCGGTACTGCACGCGCAAGCGCGCCACGCTCACCCGCGGCGGCTGGGAGGGGATCAGCGCTGACGACGAGCGGATGATCGACTACGTCCGCCGCACCGAGAGCATCCGCGACGTGATCGTCAGCGGTGGCGACCCGCTGACCCTGCCGGTCGGCAAGCTCCGCTATTACCTGGACAACCTGAAGGCCATCGACCACGTGGACGTGATCCGCATCGGCACCCGCGTGCCGGTCACGCTCCCGCAGCGGCTGTTCGACCAGGAACTCATCGACCTGCTGGCGTCGGCCGAGAAGGTGTACATCCAGACGCACTTCAACCACCCGCGCGAGATCACGCCGGAGTCGGCGCGCGTGGTGAAGGCGCTGCTGAAGGCCGGGATGCCGGTGAACAACCACTCGGTGCTGCTGAAGGGCGTGAACGACGACCTGGGCACGATGCGCGAGTTGCTCCGCGGCCTGCTGCGGATCAAGGTCCGGCCGTACTACCTGTTCCACTGCGACCCGGTGACCGGTGCCGGCCACTTCCGCACGAGCGTGTGGAAGGGGCTCGAGATCATGGAAGGCCTCCGCGGGCACATGAGCGGCATCGGCATCCCGACTTACGTGGTGGACAGCCCGCACGGCGGCGGCAAGATTCCGATGATGCCGAACTACCTCGTGAGCATGGCCGACGATGCGGTCGTGCTGCGGAACTACGAGGGGATGCTGATCCGTTACCAGGCCGAGGACAAGCCAGGTTTGTCGCCGGCCGCCGGCCCGCGGACCCGCGGCGTGAGCGCGCTGCTCCAGGGCGACAAGACGCAGTTGATGCCCGAGGGGAACGAACGGATGGAGCGCCGCCGGAGGATGGAAGTGCTGGACCCCGGCTACGAGGCGGGCTGCGGCGGCGGCGACTCGGACGGGCCGCCGGGTGTTCTGCCGCTGCCGGTGATGAACGGCCGCCACGCGGCGTCGAACGGCTGA
- a CDS encoding D-alanine--D-alanine ligase family protein, whose amino-acid sequence MRIGIACTLKPDGPPPPGASDDWAEEFDSPATVEAVAAVLRSLGHDVRSLGDGRPFLEAVMADPPDLVFNFAEGQGVSRSREARVPAVCEMLGVPVTGSDPLALAVALDKDMTRRLVEAAGLTVPKGFTLAPPPGEYDGEYAEFPALLEAAGLTCPVIVKPALEGSSKGIRRTALVRTPEEFGPTVVALWQEYRQPALVEEFIVGDEVTVGIVGNDPPQPLGVMRVVPKESSAEFVYSLEVKRAWDGVVSYEAPAKLPRDVYAAVEADALAAFAALGCRDVARADFRVRDGVPYFLEINPLPGLNPDSGDLCYLAYRMGHTYADLIRLIFGAAATRCGLA is encoded by the coding sequence ATGCGGATCGGCATCGCCTGCACGCTGAAGCCGGACGGCCCGCCACCGCCCGGCGCCAGTGACGACTGGGCCGAGGAGTTCGACTCGCCGGCCACCGTAGAGGCCGTCGCCGCCGTGCTGCGGTCACTGGGTCACGACGTCCGCTCGCTCGGCGACGGCCGGCCGTTCCTCGAAGCCGTGATGGCCGACCCGCCGGACCTGGTGTTCAACTTCGCCGAGGGGCAGGGCGTGTCGCGGTCCCGCGAGGCCCGTGTGCCGGCGGTGTGCGAGATGCTCGGCGTCCCCGTCACCGGCTCCGACCCGCTCGCGCTCGCCGTCGCGCTCGACAAGGACATGACCCGCCGCCTCGTGGAAGCCGCCGGTCTGACAGTGCCGAAGGGATTCACACTCGCGCCGCCGCCGGGCGAGTACGACGGCGAGTACGCCGAGTTCCCCGCGCTACTCGAAGCCGCCGGCCTGACGTGCCCGGTGATCGTGAAGCCCGCCCTGGAGGGCAGCAGCAAGGGCATCCGCCGCACGGCGCTGGTGCGGACGCCCGAGGAGTTCGGCCCCACGGTCGTGGCGCTGTGGCAGGAGTACCGCCAACCGGCGCTGGTCGAGGAGTTCATCGTCGGCGACGAGGTGACGGTCGGCATCGTGGGGAACGACCCGCCACAACCGCTGGGCGTGATGCGTGTGGTCCCGAAGGAGTCGTCGGCCGAGTTCGTGTACAGCCTGGAAGTGAAGCGCGCCTGGGACGGCGTGGTGAGCTACGAGGCGCCGGCGAAGTTGCCGCGCGACGTGTACGCGGCGGTGGAGGCCGACGCGCTGGCGGCGTTCGCCGCGCTCGGCTGCCGGGACGTGGCGCGGGCCGACTTCCGCGTCCGCGACGGGGTGCCGTACTTCCTGGAGATCAACCCGCTGCCGGGGCTGAACCCCGACAGCGGTGACTTGTGCTACCTCGCCTACCGCATGGGCCACACCTACGCCGACCTGATCCGCCTGATCTTCGGCGCCGCAGCGACGCGCTGCGGGCTCGCCTGA